The window AGTACAGGTCTTGGCGGAATCTGCCCTTGCTGGCCTCTTCCTCAAGATTGCGGTTGGTGGTAGCCACCAGCCGCACATCCACTTTGACGGTGCGGGACGATCCCAGCCGTTCAAACTCATTATGCTGGATGACCCGGAGCAATTTTGCTTGCAGTTCAAGCGGCAGCTCGCCGATCTCATCCAAGCAGAGGGTGGAGCCGTCGGCAATTTCAAATCGGCCCAGCTGCTTGCTGTCAGCCCCGGTGAAAGCCCCTTTCTCCCGCCCGAACAGTTCGCTTTCGATCAGATTGCCGGGCAGTGCCGCGCAATTGACCGTAATCAGCGGACGTTCTCGGCGCGGACTCATGTCGTGGACGGCGGCAGCGATCAGCTCTTTGCCCGTGCCGGTCTCGCCGAGAATCAGCACCGTGGTGTTGCCGGGCGCCACCTGCTCGGCCATGCGGAGAACATCGCTGAGCCCACTGCTTTGTCCGATGATTTGCCTGCACTGATGCTTCAGCCGCAGTTCCCGGCGAAAATAAAAATTTTCAGCCTCAACCTGTTCTTTCAGTACGCTGATTTCCGCCAAAGCCGTCTGAAGTTCAGCCGTCCGCTCCTCCACCCGCTGCTCCAGTTCGGCACCGGCTTGCTGCAAAGCCGTTTCGATCCGTTTCCGTTCGGTAATATCGCGGATGTTGCATTGAATCACTTCATCCTGACCAGCCTGATAAATATTGCTGACAAACTCCACGGCAATCAGCCGTCCGTCTTTGGTCTCAAGCGGCAGATCATTGTAGCGGACATATCTTTTTTGCT is drawn from Candidatus Electrothrix aestuarii and contains these coding sequences:
- a CDS encoding sigma 54-interacting transcriptional regulator, which encodes MQSSEIRYRRLFEAARDGVLILDAETGKITDVNPFLTEMLGYSREDFLGKNLWEIGAFKDIDASKAAFSELKQKRYVRYNDLPLETKDGRLIAVEFVSNIYQAGQDEVIQCNIRDITERKRIETALQQAGAELEQRVEERTAELQTALAEISVLKEQVEAENFYFRRELRLKHQCRQIIGQSSGLSDVLRMAEQVAPGNTTVLILGETGTGKELIAAAVHDMSPRRERPLITVNCAALPGNLIESELFGREKGAFTGADSKQLGRFEIADGSTLCLDEIGELPLELQAKLLRVIQHNEFERLGSSRTVKVDVRLVATTNRNLEEEASKGRFRQDLYYRLSVFPLTVPPLRQRKEDIPLMVHAFAERYAKKLGKNITSVRKETIRALQDYPWPGNIRELEGVIERAVILCSGPVLYLTDELKMLFPIFPVASSDERTLEETERHQIMKILSETRWRIEGKDGAAVILGINASTLRARMHKLGICRPKT